Genomic window (Anopheles bellator unplaced genomic scaffold, idAnoBellAS_SP24_06.2 scaffold02408_ctg1, whole genome shotgun sequence):
TCATTGGTCACAACTTTTCGACATTCAACCAGAGTCCACCCTCGATGGACAGGATGAGGCTGGAGGGGTTGATCTTCAGCGGCACACGCATTTTGTGCGATACGAGTGAAAAGCGGAAGTTCTTTAACAGGTACACCAAGCCAATCCTGGCCTGCATTATCCCGAAGCGCATACCGATGCAAATACGCGGACCTTCACCGAAGGGCAGGAAAGCGAATGGATGCCGTTTGTCACATTCTTTCGCCGAGAAGCGTTCCGGATCGAAGCGCTCTGGTTCGGGATAGT
Coding sequences:
- the LOC131214773 gene encoding probable cytochrome P450 6a14, whose product is LTRKVNKDYRVPFESSSPVLTKGLNVLVPVYAIHHDPDYYPEPERFDPERFSAKECDKRHPFAFLPFGEGPRICIGMRFGIMQARIGLVYLLKNFRFSLVSHKMRVPLKINPSSLILSIEGGLWLNVEKL